The stretch of DNA GCTGACCGCCGTCGCCAGACAGCTGTTCGCGAAGGCCAAGAAGCAGAAACAGCCCTTCCTGATGCTCGTCGAGGAGTGCCACGAGTGGATCCCCGAGAAGGGGTCGATGGGTGAGGTGGGCAAGATGCTCATCAAGATCGGCAAACGGGGCCGCAAGCACGGCCTCGGCATCGTCGGCATCAGCCAGCGCCCCGCCGACGTCAAGAAGGACTACATCACCCAGTGCGACTGGCTCGTCTGGCACCGGCTGACCTGGAACAACGACACGAAGGTGGTCGGGCGCATCCTCGACAGCGAGTACGAGAACGCCGTGGAGGACTTAGACGACGGCGAGGCGTTCATGATGACCGACTGGTCGGAGTCGGTCCGGCGGGTCCAGTTCCACCGCAAGCAGACCTTCGACGCCGGCGCGACGCCGGGCCTGGACGACTTCGAGCGCCCGGAGCTGAAGTCGGTCAGCGACGACCTCGTCTCGGAACTGGAGACCATCAGCGAGGAGGAACAGGCCCGCGAGGACCGCATCGCCGAACTCCGGGAGGAACTGGACAGGAAGAACTCCCGCATCGCGGAACTGGAGAAGGAGCTCCAGGACGCCCGCGACCTCGAACGGATGGCCGAGCAGTTCACGGACGCCCTCGTCGGCCACGTCGAGGGGTACAACCCCGGTCGGACGGCCAAGGAGGAGATGCGCCGGGACCGCTTCGCCGAGCCCGAAGACGACGGGTCGAGCGGGAACGGGTCGGGAGACGACGCGGCGGAGCGCGAGTCTGCCGACGGCGGTGACGAGGGAGAACCGGCCGACGCCACCTCCGGCGGCGGGTTCGGCGACGCCTTCAGCGCGTTCGAGTCGGCCGGCGCAGCGATGAACGGGGGCAGCCCGGACGACGCGACCACCGACGGCGGTGCCGCGACTGCGAGCGCCGGCTCGGGGCCGTCGGCGAGCGGTGAGACCCCGGACGACGCGAGCGCCGACGACGCGCTGGCGGCAGCCGTCGCAGCCGTCGACGGTGAGACGGGCGACGACAACGGGACGACCGCCGAGGGCGACGCCGACGAGGGGACCGCCGGGACGGCCGACGACGGCCCGCCGGAACAGCCACCCGTCGTCAGGGAGATCGTCGCCGACGTGGCGGCGATGGACGACAAGACCCGGCGGATGCTCCACTACTACCGCGAGCAGGGACCGGGGACGCCGCTGAACGCCCACTTCTCGGCGGGCGGGTCCGGCGACCGGACGGCGGCGTACGCCCGCAACCGGACGCTCCGGCTGCGCGGCCTCGTCGAGCACGTCGGCCGCGGCCAGTACGACTACCGGCTCCGGGACCTGCTCCGCGAGGAGAGCGACGAGACGCTCGACGACGAGACCGTCGAGACGTACGCCGCGCGCGTCGAGGCGGCCGTCGTCGACGGGCAGTCGCCGGACTAGGTGGCGAGGTCGGCCAGGCTCGCCGCCAGCACCTCCGTCGCCGCCGCGCAGTCCGCCCAGTCGGTCCACTCTCGGGGGGTGTGCGAGACGCCGCCCTCGGAGGGGGCGAACAGCATTCCGGCGTCTGTCTCCCGGGCGACGTGGGTGGTGTCGTGGAACGCGCCGGAGTGGCAGTCGATCGCCGTCACCCCCACTCGGTCCGCCGCGTCGCTGGCGGCCCGGCGGACCCGGTCGCTCGTCGGCATCGGAGCCACGTCGAACGGCCGCTCGATGTGGGTGGACACGCCACGCTCCGATTCGAGTCGGTCGAGCGTCTCGCGGGCGTGCCCGACCAGTTCCTCGATCCGGTCCTGTGTCACGTCCCGGACGTCCAGCCCCAGCGTCGCCGATCCCGGCACGACGTTGGTCGCGTTCGGCGAGACGCCGAGGCTGCCGACGGTGCCGACGGGCGTCTCGTGCTCGTCGGCCAGCCGCTTTGCCGCCCGCTCGACGGCGAGGACGAACTCGCTCGCGGCGGCGAGGGCGTCGGTCCGTGCGTCCATCGGCGTCGACCCGGCGTGGTTCGCCTCGCCGACGATCTCGACCTCGCAGTGAGTGATGCCGGTCACGTCCGTCACGACGCCGACGGCCGCGCCGGCGTCGGTCAGGCGGGTCGACTGCTCGATATGGAGCTCCAGCCAGGCGTCCCAGTCGGCGGCGTCGAGGCGACCGTCGCCGCGGAAACCGATCTCGTCGAGGGCTGCGCCGAGGGTCGTTCCGTCGTCGGCTTCGAGCGCCAGCGCGTCCGCGACCGGCCGGACGCCCGCGGCGACTGACGATCCCAGCACCCCCGAGGCGAACCGCTGGCCCTCCTCCTCGGTGAACGAGACCACCTCGATCGGGCGCGCCGGCTCGACGCCGCCGTCCTGCATCGCCCGGACCGCTTCGAGCGCGCCGTAGACCCCCAGCGGGCCGTCGAAGATGCCGCCCTCGGGTACCGAGTCGAGGTGACTCCCCGAGGCGACCGGGGCGGCGTCCGGGTCGGCGCTGGGCGGCGTCCACCGGCCGACGACGTTCCCGACGGCGTCGACCCGCACGTCCAGCCCGGCGTCGTCGAGCCGCTCGACGAGGTACTCGCGGGCCGCGCGGTTCGGCTCCGTCCCTGTCAGGACGGTCCGACCGCGGCCCTCCTCGGCGTCGACCGCGCCGAACTCGGCCGTCCGCTCGATGTCCGTGCGAAGCCGCGCCTCGCTGACGGAGACGTTCATACGCCCTCTCGGCGCGAGCCCGCAAAGAAGGTTCGCGTGCCCCCGTCCGCGTTCCGCGCACCGGACGCCGCTCGCCGTCAGCGACCGGAGAGCAACCCCTCGACGCGACCGACGAGCGGCGAGAGTTCCGCCGCCAGCGCACGGCGCTTGAGGAGGGCGAACCCGACGAAGATGACGAGAAAGCCGGCGACGTCGAGCGGTGCGAGCGTCTCGTCCCGGACGAGCCAGCCCGCGGCCGCCGCGAACACCGGGGCCGCGTAGGAGACGAGGTTGATCTCGATGGCACCCAGTCGGGCCAGCAGGTCGAAGTAGACGACGTACCCGACGGCGCTCGCGAACACCGCGAGGTAGACGACGGCGACGATCCCCTCGAGGGTGACGGTCACGTCGGCGAGTGACTCGCCGGGGAGCGCGAGGCTGATGCCGTGCAGCAGGACCGCCCCGAGCGCGGTCGCCCAGGCGACCATCCCCTCGGAGGAGATCCCGGCGTCGAACCGCTGGACGAGGACGCTCCCAAGCGCCACCGAGGCGGCCGCGAGCAGCACCAGCGCCGGTGCGGCGGCCGACTCGGCGAGACTCGTCAGGTCCGGCCGGGCGACGAGACCGACGCCGGCGAAGCCAAGCAGGAGGCCGACGGTGCCCACGACGGTCAGTCGCTCGTCGGGCAGGAACACCCTGGAGAACACCGTCGAGAGGACCGGGCTCATCCCGACGAGGATGGCCGCGACCCCGCCGGAGACGCCCTGCTCGCCGACGAACAGGAAGGCGTTGTACAGCGCGATGATCAGCGTCGTCTCGACGGCGACGGTGAGCCAGTCGGCGCGGTCCCGGGGGACCCAGTAGTCGCTGGTCGCCGCCGCGTACGTGACCATCAGGACGCCAGCGAGGTCGTACCGGATTGCCGCGAACAGCACCGGCGGGAAGGCGTCAAGCCCCGCCTTGATGGCGGCGAAAGAGGTCCCCCACAGCGCGGCCAGGAGAACGAACAGCAGTGCGGACCGGCGGTCTGCCATACGCGCCGCTCGGTCGGGGACACTCAAAAACGGTCGCTATTCCGCTCGGCCCCGAGGAGTCAATCCAGCGCGTGCCAGACCGTCGTCGAGAGGTACAGCGACGCGGCCCCGCCGACGGCGACGATCAGCCAGTAGGTCGCCAGCCGGTAGACGACGACGCCGGCGGCCGCGAGTTCCGGCGACGCCGCGCTGGCGAGGGTCACGACGGCGGTGAGGCCCAGCTCCGTCGTGCCCAGTCCGCCGGGCGTCGGGACCAGCGTCGCGACCCCCGCGGCCGGGACGAGAAACAGCGCGAGTCCCGTCGCGAGCGGGACGTCGACGGCACCCAGCGAGGCGACCAGCGACAGCGAGAAGGCGACCCAGCCGACCACCGAGAGCGCCGCGGCGACCGCGAGCCGTCGGGTGTCACCCGTCGCCGCCCCGAACCCGTCGAAGAACGTCTCGACGGCGGCCGAGACTCGGTCCGGGCGCAGCGACCGGGCGACCCGCACCGAGACGCGGCCGACCGTCGCCCGGACGAGGCCAGCGGCCAGTTCGACGACCCGACGCAGGGCGGTCCGGCGGTACGCCAGCGCCGCGCCGCCGGCCACCAGCGCCGCGACGACGAGCGCCAGGACGCCGAGGACGGCAGCCCCGTCCAGTCCCGGCAGCGGGTCGACGACCAGCGACGCCATCCCCAGCGCCGCCACGCCGAGCGAGCCCGCGAACACGAGCAGTTCGCTGGCGGTCACGGCCCCGAAGACGTCGGTGAACCGGCGGTCGAGATCGTCGGCCAGGACGTAGGCGATGATCGCCGAGCCGCCGGCGGCCCCCAGCGGGAGGACCTGCTTGCCGAACGTCCCAGCGAAGTAACACAGCGAGACGCGGCCACGGGGCGCGGTCCGGTCGACGCCGCCGACGATGGTCACCATCGTCAGGCTCCAACAGCCCTGTGCGAACAGCCCCAGGCCGACGGCGAGCGCGACCGCCCCGGGTTCTGCGGCTCGGAGCGTCGCCAGCGTCACCTCGACGTCGAGCGACAGCGCGAGGACGGCGAGCAGGAGGGCGGCGACCAGCCCGCCGAGGAGGAGCCTGACAGTCCCGCGCCGTTCGTCGGTGGCCGTCGCCATTACCGTACCGTCGGCCGCCGGGGAGCATCAAACCTACTCCTCGACGGGGTAGGTCTCGGCGAGCGCGTCGAGGGCTTCGTGGTGTTCCGTCGTGTGCGGAGCGGTCAGCGGCGAGACGCTGACCTTCCCGTCGACGACGGCACGCCGGTCGGTCCCCGCCGGGTCCGGGATGGTCCCGTCGGCCATGTGTTCCCAGATGCGGTCGTGCAGCGTCACCGCCTCGCCGTCCCGGACGGCGTCCATCTCGTAGACCTCCGAGGGGCGGGTGATCGCCAGCGGAGCCTCGCCCCACTCCGCGACCGGGGCGTTGACGTTCAGGTAGTCACACTGCTCGAAGACGCCGGCCCCCAGCGCGTGGTCCGCGAGGTACCGGGTCGCCCGCACCGCCTCGTCGTAGCTCTCGCCGTTGGCCTCGATCTCCGAGAACGCGGCGTCCTCGCGGACGGGGATGTACATCGAGACGGCGATCGCCGGCACGTCGAAGAACGTCGCCTCGACGGCGGCGCTGACGGTGCCCGAGCGGCCCAGGACGTAGGTCCCGAGGTTCGCGCCGCGGTTACAGCCCGCGACGACGAGGTCCGCGTCGGTCACCAGCGCCTCCAGCCCCGCGACGACGCAGTCCGTCGGCGTCCCCTCGACGACGTAGCCGAGTTCGTGATCGCGGACCTCGACCTCGCCCGAGATGGCGCGGCCGACGGCGCTCTGGTCCTCGGCGGGCGCGACGGCGACGACGTCGCCGACCTCGGCCAGCCCGTCGTACACAGCCCGGAGGCCGGCGCTGTCGATCCCGTCGTCGTTCGTCAGCAGGATGGTCGGCTCGTCCATACGCCGTGTCGGGACGACGGCGACAAAAGCCTACGCGTTACGGCGACAGCGCCCACGCCCTCACACCCGCGTCCTCACCGCGCGCGGTCGACCGTGGTCTCCCCGTCGACGACGACGTTGTAGGCCGCCTCGTCGTCGTTCCAGAGGACCAGCGCGTTCCGCAGCGACAGCAGGTCGCCGTAGTCGGCCTCGCGCAGGTCCTCGTTCAGCAGCGACGACTCGGTGACGACGGCGAAGACGTCCGTCGACTGGCTCCCGTCGCCGAGCAGGTAGAGCGGGTTCGCGTCCCCCTCCGAGAGGTCGTGGCTGAGTTTCACGGCGAGGAGGTTCACCCGGTCGGTGACGAACGACTCGGCGTCGCCCAGCGGCGCGTGGTTCCCCCGGTCGGGCGTGATGTCGATCGCTCGCCGCCCGTCGGTCCGGAGGACGGTGTATGCGTACTGGACGTCGACGTTGACGAACTCGCCGGTGCCGCCGCCGGCGTCGTCGAGTCGGCGCTGGGTCTCCGGCACCGCCAGATCGGGCTTGCGGTCGAACGACCACGACTCGCTCTCGGGGGCACGGTGGGGCCAGAGCCGCACCGTCGGCGCGTACACCGTCGCGGGGCCGCCGTCGGCGACGGCCCGCTCGATCTCGCGCAGCCCCGTCGCCGTGTTTCGGTCGGCCGGTTCGAGCGCGACGACGCTGCCGTCGTCGGCCAGCGCGCCGAGCGCCCGTTCGAGGACCGCTTCGGGGTCCGCGAGTTCGTTCAGGACGCTCCCGAACAGGATCAGGTCGAACTGACCGTCGTCGGCGACCGCCGCGTCGAGGTCGAACGCCTCGATCCGCTCGCGGTGGACGGTCGGGTGGACGTTCGGCCCGGCGTCATCGACGAGGCGTTCGAGCACGTCGGCGGCGGCGCTGGGCTCGACGGCGTGGTAGTCCACCAGCGCGTCGTCGGGCACGAGGTCGAACAGGCCAAGCGCCGGCCCGCCGACGCCCGCACCGACGTCCAAGACGCGGAGGCGCGAGGGGAGCAGGCCGGCGGCCGCGAGGTCCGCGAGGACGTACTGGGCGGCGGCGTAGTAGTCCGGCAGGTGGTAGACGGCGTAGCCGTGGGCGGTCAGCTCGTCGTAGGTCACGTCCTCGCGCTGGAGGTAGCGCTCCTTCACGTCCCGGACCCGCTCGCGGAGGCGGTCGCCGCTGTCGCCCCGCGCCCACTGGTGGCCGTAGGCGTCGACCAGCAGGTCCTCGACGCGCTCCTCGTGTTCCTCGGGGAACCGCTCGACGCCGTGGAAGGGGGTCGAGACGGGGGACTCCGGCGCGGGGACGAACGTCCCGTCGTCCCGCTCGACGAGGCCCAGGTCCAGCGCCTCCTCGCGGAGGACCTGCCGGACGACCGCCGGATGGGGGTCGCCCGCGACGTACTCGTGGATCTCCTCGGGGTCGATCGGGCGGACGTGCTGGAGGTACTGGGCGTTCTCTCGGACGCCCTGTCGTGTCTCGTCGTTCATAGCGAGTCGTAGAGGTCGGTGAACTCCGCGCGGTCGGCGTCGGCGATGCGGGCGGCGGCGTCGGCGACCCGGTCGGCCCCGTCGAAGGTCGCCTGGATGTCGGCGTACACGCGGGCGTCGCCGCCCCGGACCTGCTCGACGAGATCTGCCAGTGCCCCGGAGACCGGCGTGTGGAACCGCTCGGACACGTCGGCGGCCGCGAGGCCGTAGGCCAGGACCGCGGCGTGGGCGGCCGCCTGGACCGTCTCCATCGCCGCGTCGTGTTCCTGGGCGGTCGTCTCGAAGGTCCGGTTGCCGGCCGCCGCCAGCGCGCCAAGCAGGGTCTCGACCACCTGCCCGTCGGCGTCGGTCACGACCGCGACGTTCCCCGGGGCGTTGTCTGGGGCGAAGAGCGGGTGGAGGCTCGCACGCTGGCTGTCGGGGGCGTGCTCCCGCATCGCCGCGAGCGGTTCGGTCATCACTCCGGTCACGTCGAGGAGCGCCGTCGCGCGGTCGGCGTACGACTCGATGGCCGCCTCGGCGACCGGCATCGGGACGGCGACGCAGACGGCGTCGAACCGCTCTTCGGTCGCCGTCGAGACGGCCCGGCCCCCCACCGCCTCGGCGGCGGCGGTAGCGGCCTCGGCGTCGGTGTCGGCGAACGCGACCGACACCTCGGCGTGGTCCCGTACCGTCCGCGCGAACCACTGTCCCATCGACCCGGCACCGACGACGAGGACGTTCATGCGCCGAGCGTAGCCCGGCACCGCTCAAAAGCCGTTCGGTCAGCCGCGTCCGCCCCGAGTTCAACGGACGACGAAGCGTCGATAGCTCTCCGTCGTATCCCGGAGAGGAGAACGTCTCGGCCCGTCCTAAACGCTTATCCGTCGTCCCCGAGTCGTCCGGGGTATGAAGCGCGTTCGATTCCGGGACACCGCCGGGAACGTCCGTGGCGGCCGCTGGACCGTCGAGGACGGCGAACCGGTCGTCACTGCCGCCGCCGGCCCGTACGGCCGCATCGCGTTCGGCGACGAGACGTACGACCCGGACGAGGTGGACATCCTCCCGCCGTGTGAGCCGACCAAGATCGTCTGCATCGGGCGGAACTACGCCGAACACGCCGAGGAGATGGACGAGGAGCTCCCGGACCGGCCGATGCTGTTCCTGAAGGCACCGAACGCCGTCGCCTCCCACGGCAAGCGGCTCACCCTGCCCGCGGGCAAGGAGCGCATCGACTTCGAGGCGGAACTGGGCGTCGTCATCGGCGAGCAGTGCCGCAACGTCAGCGAGTCCGGGGCGATGGACGTCGTCGCCGGCTACACCTGCGTCAACGACATCTCCAACCGCGACGACCAGAACGTCGAGCAGAACTGGGTCCGGGGCAAGGCCTTCGACAACGCCTGTCCCATCGGGCCGCTGGTCGCGACGCCGGAACACGTCCCGGACGACGCCCACATCGAGTCCCGCGTCAACGGCGAGGTCAGGCAGTCCTCGTCCATCGAGCACCTCATCTTCTCCGTCGAGGAGCTCATCGCGGAGATCACCGAGTACATGACTCTCGAACCGGGCGACGTCATCGCCACCGGGACGCCGGAGGGCGTCGGCCCGCTCGAGGACGGCGACGAGGTCGAGATCGAGGTCGAGGGCGTCGGCACGCTGAAACACTCCGTCAAGATCCCCTGAGATCGGCCGTTCGTTCCTTTCCGCCTCTCCGTTCTCGCCGACCACCGGCGGGACCGTCTCGCGACGGATGACAACCCATAAGTTTAGGCTTGCCAAAACACCGGCGAGATGGACCGAACGCCGAGCGAGCGGGCCGACGTCTGCGTCGTCGGCGCGGGGCCGGCGGGGGCGCTCGTCGCCAGTCGCCTCGCCGGCGACGGCCGCGACGTCGTGGTTCTGGAGGCGGGGCCGCGGTTCGACTTCGAGAGCCGGCAGCGGCGGATGGAGGAGTCCATCCGGCCGGCCCACGAGGGCTCGGTCTGGGGGATGGGCGGGCCGCGCGACGCCTACAGCGCCAGCGGCGACCGGTACTATCCGCTGAACGTCGCCCGCGTGAAAGGCGTCGGGGGGACGACGCTGCACTGGCAGGGGATGGTGATGCGGTACCACCCGTCGGACTTCGACGGGGGCCACGACAACGACGATCCGGCCTGGCCCATCGGCTACGACGACCTCCGGCCGTACTACGCCGAGGCCGAGCGCGCCCTCGGAGTGGCCGGCGACGACGACAACCCCTTCGCCCCGGCGCGCGAGGAGCCGTTCCCGATGCCTGGGTTCCCGCCGTCCTACAGCGACTCGCTGTTCGCCGACGCCTGTGAGGAACTCGGCATCACGATGCACTCGGTCCCCAACGCCCGCAACTCGGAGGGGTACGACGACCGCAGCGCCTGTGTCGGCTACGGCACCTGTCAGCCGGTCTGCCCGTCGGGCGCGAAGTACGACGCCAGCGCGACGATCGAGGACGCCGAGGCGGCGGGCGCTCGCGTGATCGACCGGGTCCCGGTCCAGCGGGTCGAGACCGACGGCCAGGGGCGGGCGACCGCGGCCGTGTACGCGACCCCCGACGGCGAGGAACACCGACAGACCGCTCGGGAGTTCGTCCTCGCCGCCGGCGGCGTCGAGATCCCGCGGCTCCTCCTGCTGTCGCGCTCAGAGGCCCACCCCGACGGGCTCGCGAACTCTTCTGGGCTGGTGGGACACTACTTCATGGACCACCTGTTCGCCGGCGCAGGCGGGAGCCTCGGCCGGCGCACGCGGCAGAACCACGTCGGCTTCATCACCAGCGAGTGCCACCAGTTCTACGACGACCCCGGACAGGCCGTCGAGCGGGTCGACGACGGCGAGACGGTCGTGCCGGCCAGCGACGCCGCGCTCTCCCCGATCAAGCTGGAGTTCCTGAACTACGCCGGCCCCTCGCCCGTCGAACTGGCGCTGTCCGCCGAGCGGTGGGGCGACGACCTGCTCGGCGACCTGCGCGAGGCCTACGGTAACCGGATCGCGATGGGCGGTCTGGTCGGCCAGCCGCCGCGAAAGGAGAACCGAGTGACGCTGGACACCTCGACGACCGACGACCACGGCAACCCCGTACCCGACATCAAGTGGTCGTGGGGCGAACGCCTCGGTCGTACGATGTCCCGCGCCAACGAGATCCAACACGCCGTGCTGGCGGAACTGGGCGCGGACGTCGACTGGACCGTCGGCCCCGAGAACACTGGCCCCGCCTACCACCACATGGGGACGACGCGGATGGGGACCGACCCCGACGAGAGCGTCGTCGATCCAGAGCTGCGGACCCACGACGTGGGGAACCTCTCGATCGCCTCCTCGTCGGTGTTCGTCACTGCGGGGTCGCTGAACCCGACCCTGACGATCGCCGCACTGGCGTTGAAGTGCGCCGACCACGTCGACGAGCGCCTCTGAGGGTCACTCGGACCGCCCGCCGTCCGCGAGGTGCTGCCGGTCGGCCCCCGCCGTGCCGGCACCGCCCGCCGCGCCGGTGTCGAACTTCTCGATCATCGCTTCGAGGCGGCCGACCTGTTCGTCCAGTTGCTCCGCGTTGCGGCTGATCTGCGAGACCGAGGCCGCCTGCTCCTCGGCGGCGGCGGACGCGCGTTCGGTCTCCTCGGCGGTGGAGCGACTGATGTCGGCCGCCTCCTCGATCATCGACACCGTCTCCTCCGTGCTGGCGGCCTGGTCGTCCGTCGCGTCGCGGATCTCCTGGATGCCGGCGTCGGTCTCCTCGGCGTTCGTCCTGACCTCGCCGAAGGCCGACACGACCTCCTCGACGCCGTCGACGCTCTCCTCGATGTACCCCTCGGCGTCGCGGACCTCGGCGACGGTCGCCTCCGTCTGCGCTTGGGTCTCGGCGATCAGCTCCTCGATCTCAGAGGCGGAGTCGCGGGTCTCCTCGGCCAGTTGCTTGACCTCGTCGGCGACGACGGCGAACCCCTCGCCGCCACCGCCGTCGCCCGCCCGGGCCGCCTCGATGTTGGCGTTCAGCGCCAGCATATTCGTCTGCTCGGCGATCTCGCCGATGAGGCCGACGATCTCGCCGATCTCCGCCATCTGGTCGTCGAGGGCCTCGACGTGGTCGACGGTGGCGTCGATGGCCTGCTGGACGTCGCGGGCGTCCTCGATGGCCGCCTCGGCGGTCGCCTCGCCGTCGGCGGCGATCTCGGTCGTCTCGTGGGACCGCTGAGCGACGGTCTCGGCGGAGGCTGCCACCTCCTCGACCGTCGCCGACAGGTCCGTCATCTCACCGGAGACCCGTTCGAGCATCTCCCGCTGTTCGTCCGCGCCGGCGGCGATCTCCTGGATGGCCTCGCTGACCTCGGTGCTGGCCTGTTTGGCCTCCGCAGTCCCCGCGTTGGCCTCCTCGCTCGCCGTGGCGACGGTCTCGGCGAAGTCGTCGATCGCCCCCATCGCCTCGGCGGTCTCGTCCAGCATCTCGTTGCACGACTCGGCGATCTGTGTCATCGCTTCGCTCTCGCTGTCGGGGTCGAGCCTGACCGTGAAGTCCCCGTCCGCGGCGCGGGCCATCGCCGCGCTGTAGTCGTCCGCCTTCTCCTCCAGGTGCGCGACCAGCTCTTCGACCTCCGCCTTCTCGGCTTCGGCCTCGGCCTTGAGCTGCTGGGCCTCGGCCTTCTCCCGTTCGATCTCCTCGCGGCGCGCCTCGAGGTTCTCGATCTCCTCCGTCTGTGACTGGACCTGTTCGAGCCGCTGCCGGACCTCCTCGCGGGAGCGCTCGGTCGAGTACCAGTGTGCCATCAGCGCCGACGCGAGGCCGGTGACGAACAGGCCGTGGATGAGCCCCCAGACCCAGGGGTTGTTGATCGCCGCCGCGTGGTTGTACACCCGCTCGGGGTTTATCATCCCGAAGACGCCGTGGGTGAACACGACGTAGCCGATCCCCAGGGCGAACGGAGCCCAGTCCTCGTAGACGGCGACGACCGCCATCGCGACGAAGAAGTGGAAGTGGGCCTCGATGTACCCGCCCGAGAACTGGACCAGGACGACGGAGGAGGCCAGCAGGCCGGTCGAGGCCAGCGCCGTCCGCACACGACGCGAGAGCTGTGGGACGCTCGCCGCGGCCGAGAACGCCAGCAGGACCCCCAGTTCGAGCCCGATCAGCCACAGCGGCGTCTCGGGGATCGTCGCGCCCGTCACCAGCGTCTCCGTCCCGTCGTAGAGGCCAAGCACGAGCAGGAACGGGACGTGAGCCAGGACGCTCCCGATGATGATCCGGTGACGGCTCCGCCACGTCTCCTCGGGGATCGTATCGCCCGCGGGGATGTACCGGACGAACTCCCGGAGCTTGCTGTTCAGAATCTCGACAAGACCAGACCCGGTCCGACTGGTCGTTGCTTGGCCCATACACGAGAAGCGCAGTAACTCCTAAAAACGGTTCTCCCCCGAGTATCACATCCTGTAACCGAAGTTCGCTATCTCTAACAGTTGCCCGTGTTCCCGCCGTTCAAGCCGTGTAGAAGAGTCCCAGAAT from Haloarcula litorea encodes:
- a CDS encoding helicase HerA domain-containing protein is translated as MAETEQITVADTSAGPGGSEEAGRSVDIPVVELLTGRGFITGKSGSGKSNTASVVAEKLLDNGFGLLIVDIDGEYYGLKEEYEILHVGGDEECDIQVTEEHAGKIASLALEQNVPIILDVSSFLDEEEAEALLTAVARQLFAKAKKQKQPFLMLVEECHEWIPEKGSMGEVGKMLIKIGKRGRKHGLGIVGISQRPADVKKDYITQCDWLVWHRLTWNNDTKVVGRILDSEYENAVEDLDDGEAFMMTDWSESVRRVQFHRKQTFDAGATPGLDDFERPELKSVSDDLVSELETISEEEQAREDRIAELREELDRKNSRIAELEKELQDARDLERMAEQFTDALVGHVEGYNPGRTAKEEMRRDRFAEPEDDGSSGNGSGDDAAERESADGGDEGEPADATSGGGFGDAFSAFESAGAAMNGGSPDDATTDGGAATASAGSGPSASGETPDDASADDALAAAVAAVDGETGDDNGTTAEGDADEGTAGTADDGPPEQPPVVREIVADVAAMDDKTRRMLHYYREQGPGTPLNAHFSAGGSGDRTAAYARNRTLRLRGLVEHVGRGQYDYRLRDLLREESDETLDDETVETYAARVEAAVVDGQSPD
- a CDS encoding M20 family metallo-hydrolase produces the protein MNVSVSEARLRTDIERTAEFGAVDAEEGRGRTVLTGTEPNRAAREYLVERLDDAGLDVRVDAVGNVVGRWTPPSADPDAAPVASGSHLDSVPEGGIFDGPLGVYGALEAVRAMQDGGVEPARPIEVVSFTEEEGQRFASGVLGSSVAAGVRPVADALALEADDGTTLGAALDEIGFRGDGRLDAADWDAWLELHIEQSTRLTDAGAAVGVVTDVTGITHCEVEIVGEANHAGSTPMDARTDALAAASEFVLAVERAAKRLADEHETPVGTVGSLGVSPNATNVVPGSATLGLDVRDVTQDRIEELVGHARETLDRLESERGVSTHIERPFDVAPMPTSDRVRRAASDAADRVGVTAIDCHSGAFHDTTHVARETDAGMLFAPSEGGVSHTPREWTDWADCAAATEVLAASLADLAT
- a CDS encoding DMT family transporter gives rise to the protein MADRRSALLFVLLAALWGTSFAAIKAGLDAFPPVLFAAIRYDLAGVLMVTYAAATSDYWVPRDRADWLTVAVETTLIIALYNAFLFVGEQGVSGGVAAILVGMSPVLSTVFSRVFLPDERLTVVGTVGLLLGFAGVGLVARPDLTSLAESAAAPALVLLAAASVALGSVLVQRFDAGISSEGMVAWATALGAVLLHGISLALPGESLADVTVTLEGIVAVVYLAVFASAVGYVVYFDLLARLGAIEINLVSYAAPVFAAAAGWLVRDETLAPLDVAGFLVIFVGFALLKRRALAAELSPLVGRVEGLLSGR
- a CDS encoding lysylphosphatidylglycerol synthase transmembrane domain-containing protein, which encodes MATATDERRGTVRLLLGGLVAALLLAVLALSLDVEVTLATLRAAEPGAVALAVGLGLFAQGCWSLTMVTIVGGVDRTAPRGRVSLCYFAGTFGKQVLPLGAAGGSAIIAYVLADDLDRRFTDVFGAVTASELLVFAGSLGVAALGMASLVVDPLPGLDGAAVLGVLALVVAALVAGGAALAYRRTALRRVVELAAGLVRATVGRVSVRVARSLRPDRVSAAVETFFDGFGAATGDTRRLAVAAALSVVGWVAFSLSLVASLGAVDVPLATGLALFLVPAAGVATLVPTPGGLGTTELGLTAVVTLASAASPELAAAGVVVYRLATYWLIVAVGGAASLYLSTTVWHALD
- the surE gene encoding 5'/3'-nucleotidase SurE yields the protein MDEPTILLTNDDGIDSAGLRAVYDGLAEVGDVVAVAPAEDQSAVGRAISGEVEVRDHELGYVVEGTPTDCVVAGLEALVTDADLVVAGCNRGANLGTYVLGRSGTVSAAVEATFFDVPAIAVSMYIPVREDAAFSEIEANGESYDEAVRATRYLADHALGAGVFEQCDYLNVNAPVAEWGEAPLAITRPSEVYEMDAVRDGEAVTLHDRIWEHMADGTIPDPAGTDRRAVVDGKVSVSPLTAPHTTEHHEALDALAETYPVEE
- a CDS encoding small ribosomal subunit Rsm22 family protein encodes the protein MNDETRQGVRENAQYLQHVRPIDPEEIHEYVAGDPHPAVVRQVLREEALDLGLVERDDGTFVPAPESPVSTPFHGVERFPEEHEERVEDLLVDAYGHQWARGDSGDRLRERVRDVKERYLQREDVTYDELTAHGYAVYHLPDYYAAAQYVLADLAAAGLLPSRLRVLDVGAGVGGPALGLFDLVPDDALVDYHAVEPSAAADVLERLVDDAGPNVHPTVHRERIEAFDLDAAVADDGQFDLILFGSVLNELADPEAVLERALGALADDGSVVALEPADRNTATGLREIERAVADGGPATVYAPTVRLWPHRAPESESWSFDRKPDLAVPETQRRLDDAGGGTGEFVNVDVQYAYTVLRTDGRRAIDITPDRGNHAPLGDAESFVTDRVNLLAVKLSHDLSEGDANPLYLLGDGSQSTDVFAVVTESSLLNEDLREADYGDLLSLRNALVLWNDDEAAYNVVVDGETTVDRAR
- a CDS encoding prephenate dehydrogenase/arogenate dehydrogenase family protein — translated: MNVLVVGAGSMGQWFARTVRDHAEVSVAFADTDAEAATAAAEAVGGRAVSTATEERFDAVCVAVPMPVAEAAIESYADRATALLDVTGVMTEPLAAMREHAPDSQRASLHPLFAPDNAPGNVAVVTDADGQVVETLLGALAAAGNRTFETTAQEHDAAMETVQAAAHAAVLAYGLAAADVSERFHTPVSGALADLVEQVRGGDARVYADIQATFDGADRVADAAARIADADRAEFTDLYDSL
- a CDS encoding fumarylacetoacetate hydrolase family protein; this translates as MKRVRFRDTAGNVRGGRWTVEDGEPVVTAAAGPYGRIAFGDETYDPDEVDILPPCEPTKIVCIGRNYAEHAEEMDEELPDRPMLFLKAPNAVASHGKRLTLPAGKERIDFEAELGVVIGEQCRNVSESGAMDVVAGYTCVNDISNRDDQNVEQNWVRGKAFDNACPIGPLVATPEHVPDDAHIESRVNGEVRQSSSIEHLIFSVEELIAEITEYMTLEPGDVIATGTPEGVGPLEDGDEVEIEVEGVGTLKHSVKIP